A genomic region of Candidatus Hinthialibacter antarcticus contains the following coding sequences:
- a CDS encoding PSD1 and planctomycete cytochrome C domain-containing protein codes for MMKLLLSVLAPFGILSALSLTALAGDPPTSLPEPAEGAFNFVQDIQPVFESRCVVCHGEKMQKGSFRLDRKADALTGGGTGRAIIPGDSANSPLVQMVAGVGDRPRMPIGGDPLSEEQVALLRAWIDQGAEWPDDGSSMSQQRSDANHWAFQPRTYPEIPTVKNSKWISRPIDAFVLAQLEDKGFSPSQPASRETLVRRLNLDLLGLLPSPEEIKAFVNDERPDAYERVVDRLLASPHFGERWGRHWLDLARYADSDGFEKDLPRPYAWVYRDWVIDAINADKPYDQFTIEQLAGDLLPEPTQDQIIATGFHRNTLTNREGGVDPEEYRIKAVKDRASTTSSVWLGLTMACAECHNHKYDPLTQKEFYGLFAFFNQADEKDIAAPKPAETQKYESDHAVFEVVHDRLQDALNAYDRNEFPRRFDDWMSRTSPPGEKWRTLNAVGVETRSGAAHDVLPDGSILIGGATTETDEYVLMFETPLRTVTAIELETLAHESLPQNGSGRADNGNFVLSELTASAKPLHSRQEEQTLSFVEVNADTEQEQWLAQHAVDGDEKTGWSPGGNTKISRRLALNIAEPIAHANGWQITVRIKQDYGTRHALGRFRVLASSSNGPLRTRPFSSDMLWAWQTDANERTPDQQAMLVDYYRGIDPVRKQLQKSIDEHKKNAPKKPNTMAMAMAPHEEGRASHIHIRGDFLRKGDEVNSHTPAVLPALQVTKQQPTRLDLARWMVSDENPLAARVAANRVWQYLFGEGIVATPEDFGTRGDPPSHPQLLDWLANRYIELGWSRKALIREIVTSSTYKQQSAIRDELVHVDAKNHLLARQNRYRLSAELVRDISLQTSGLLNRAVGGPSIRPPLPADVAALGYANSVKWTQSKGDEIYRRGLYIFFQRTVPYPMLMTFDCPDSNVTCIRRNRSNTPLQALTLLNDPVFWECAASFGKQIATEMKGDSLERIRMAFFNAIGREPNEQEAYRLGRLFNESYQMMLQSPEDAAVLLGDMELNGVRPAEAAAWVSVGRVLMNLEEYMTRQ; via the coding sequence ATGATGAAACTTTTGCTATCCGTATTGGCGCCGTTTGGAATCTTGAGCGCACTGAGTTTGACTGCGCTGGCGGGTGATCCACCGACTTCATTGCCTGAACCTGCAGAAGGCGCCTTCAATTTTGTTCAAGATATTCAACCTGTTTTTGAATCGCGTTGCGTGGTGTGCCACGGCGAGAAAATGCAGAAGGGTTCATTTCGACTCGACCGCAAAGCCGACGCGTTAACAGGCGGCGGGACCGGACGGGCGATTATTCCCGGCGATAGCGCGAACAGCCCGTTGGTTCAAATGGTCGCGGGCGTTGGCGACCGTCCGCGTATGCCGATTGGCGGCGACCCGCTGAGTGAAGAACAGGTCGCATTATTACGCGCCTGGATCGACCAGGGCGCAGAGTGGCCGGACGACGGTTCATCAATGAGTCAACAACGGAGCGACGCCAACCATTGGGCGTTCCAGCCGCGAACATATCCCGAGATTCCAACCGTTAAAAATTCAAAATGGATCAGTCGCCCAATTGATGCTTTCGTCTTAGCCCAATTAGAGGATAAAGGATTTTCGCCATCGCAGCCCGCAAGCCGGGAAACATTGGTTCGCCGCTTGAATTTAGATTTGTTGGGGTTGCTGCCTTCGCCTGAGGAAATTAAAGCGTTTGTGAATGATGAACGTCCAGACGCTTATGAGCGTGTTGTTGACCGTTTGTTGGCGTCGCCGCATTTTGGCGAACGCTGGGGGCGCCATTGGCTTGATCTGGCGCGTTACGCTGATAGTGACGGCTTCGAGAAAGACCTGCCGCGACCTTACGCGTGGGTGTATCGCGATTGGGTGATTGATGCGATCAATGCAGACAAGCCTTACGATCAATTCACCATTGAGCAACTGGCGGGCGACCTGTTGCCCGAGCCGACCCAAGATCAGATCATCGCCACCGGGTTCCATCGAAATACATTGACCAATCGAGAGGGCGGCGTTGATCCTGAAGAATATCGCATCAAAGCGGTCAAAGACCGGGCTAGTACAACCAGTTCTGTCTGGCTGGGGCTGACCATGGCGTGCGCCGAATGCCACAACCATAAGTATGATCCACTCACACAAAAAGAATTTTACGGTCTGTTTGCTTTCTTTAATCAGGCTGATGAAAAAGATATCGCCGCGCCCAAACCGGCAGAGACGCAAAAGTATGAGAGCGACCACGCGGTGTTTGAAGTCGTGCATGACCGCTTGCAAGACGCGCTGAATGCTTATGACCGCAATGAGTTTCCTCGCCGCTTTGACGACTGGATGTCGCGTACTTCTCCGCCCGGTGAAAAGTGGCGGACCCTAAACGCCGTTGGTGTCGAGACGCGATCTGGCGCTGCCCATGATGTGTTGCCAGACGGCTCAATTCTGATTGGCGGCGCAACGACTGAGACCGATGAATACGTTTTGATGTTTGAAACGCCGTTGCGGACCGTCACCGCAATCGAACTTGAAACGCTTGCGCATGAGTCACTGCCGCAAAATGGTAGTGGGCGCGCCGACAATGGGAATTTCGTACTCTCTGAATTGACCGCGTCCGCGAAGCCGCTTCACAGCAGGCAAGAAGAACAAACTCTTTCGTTCGTTGAGGTCAATGCAGATACGGAACAGGAACAATGGCTCGCTCAACATGCCGTAGACGGTGATGAGAAAACAGGTTGGTCGCCGGGCGGCAATACGAAAATCAGCCGTCGTTTGGCGCTGAATATTGCTGAACCGATTGCGCACGCCAACGGATGGCAGATAACGGTTCGCATCAAGCAAGACTATGGAACGCGTCATGCTCTCGGGCGTTTTCGCGTCCTGGCGAGTTCGAGCAATGGCCCGTTGCGCACAAGGCCGTTTTCATCCGACATGCTTTGGGCGTGGCAGACAGACGCAAATGAACGGACGCCCGATCAACAGGCGATGCTGGTTGATTACTATCGCGGGATTGATCCGGTACGGAAACAGTTACAGAAATCCATTGATGAACACAAAAAGAATGCGCCGAAAAAACCAAACACAATGGCGATGGCGATGGCTCCGCATGAAGAAGGGCGGGCGTCTCATATTCACATTCGCGGCGACTTCTTGCGTAAAGGCGATGAAGTCAACTCGCATACGCCTGCGGTATTGCCCGCTTTGCAGGTAACGAAACAACAACCAACCCGGCTCGACCTGGCGCGATGGATGGTCAGTGATGAGAACCCGCTGGCCGCGCGGGTGGCAGCCAACCGCGTCTGGCAATATTTATTTGGCGAGGGGATCGTTGCAACGCCGGAAGATTTTGGAACGCGCGGCGATCCGCCCAGCCATCCGCAATTGCTCGACTGGTTGGCGAACCGTTACATTGAACTCGGTTGGAGCCGAAAGGCGTTGATCCGTGAAATTGTGACATCTTCAACTTACAAACAACAATCAGCCATTCGTGATGAACTCGTACATGTAGATGCAAAAAACCATTTGCTGGCACGCCAAAACCGCTATCGTCTCAGCGCCGAATTGGTTCGCGACATTTCGTTGCAAACCAGCGGGTTGCTCAATCGTGCGGTTGGCGGCCCCAGCATTCGTCCGCCGCTGCCTGCGGATGTTGCCGCGCTGGGGTATGCAAACTCTGTCAAGTGGACGCAGAGCAAAGGCGATGAGATTTATCGTCGCGGGTTGTACATCTTCTTTCAACGTACGGTGCCGTATCCCATGTTGATGACGTTTGATTGCCCGGATTCAAACGTCACTTGCATCCGCCGCAATCGCTCCAACACGCCGCTGCAAGCGCTCACGCTTTTGAATGACCCGGTGTTTTGGGAATGCGCGGCGTCGTTTGGAAAACAGATCGCAACAGAAATGAAGGGCGACTCTTTAGAACGAATTCGCATGGCGTTCTTTAACGCGATCGGGCGTGAACCGAATGAGCAGGAAGCCTATCGCCTCGGGCGCTTATTCAACGAATCTTATCAGATGATGCTGCAAAGCCCTGAAGACGCCGCCGTGTTGCTGGGCGATATGGAATTGAACGGCGTCCGGCCTGCCGAAGCGGCGGCGTGGGTTTCGGTCGGACGGGTATTGATGAATCTGGAAGAGTATATGACGCGGCAATAA
- a CDS encoding DUF1501 domain-containing protein produces the protein MNPFDEYIKKSRRDFLATGANGLGALALAALMRDEGLLAHADEFLNPLAPKPPHFAPKAKNCIFIFMAGAPSQIDLFDPKPKLQELDGQPLPDSMTENVRFAFIQKETAVLKGSNQTFSRYGKCGMELSNLLPNLGSCADDICLVRSLHTEAFNHHPGQLMMNTGVPFFGRPSIGSWINYGLGSESDNLPGYVVLTAGRGTSGGASNWSSGFLPSTYQGVLFRNKGEAVLNLNNPDGVSTTLQERTMAALRDLNQEHYDHIGDPEIESRIASYELAFRMQAAAPELIDLSGESQETLDQYGVGRSEGGMEKKVDRGGGRGTFSAFASNCLLSRRLVERGVRYVNIYHASWDHHSNLDNELEFNCTMADQPIAALLKDLKQRGLLDETLVVWGAEFGRTPLGENRAGQREPNTGRDHHPFAYSIWMAGGGIQGGQVIGETDEIGWNITKDPIHINDLHATLLHLFGLDHEKLTYRYQGRDFRLTDVAGKVVNQMLA, from the coding sequence ATGAATCCATTCGATGAGTATATCAAAAAAAGCCGCCGTGATTTTCTGGCGACCGGGGCCAACGGATTAGGCGCTCTGGCGCTGGCGGCGTTGATGCGCGATGAAGGCTTGTTGGCCCATGCGGACGAGTTCCTCAACCCCCTCGCGCCGAAGCCGCCCCACTTCGCGCCCAAAGCCAAAAACTGCATCTTCATCTTTATGGCGGGCGCGCCCAGCCAGATTGACCTTTTTGATCCAAAACCCAAGTTGCAGGAACTCGACGGACAACCGCTGCCCGACTCAATGACGGAGAACGTGCGCTTTGCGTTTATCCAAAAAGAGACGGCGGTGTTGAAAGGCAGCAACCAGACATTTTCGCGGTATGGAAAATGCGGTATGGAACTCAGCAACCTGCTACCGAACCTCGGTTCGTGCGCGGATGACATCTGTCTGGTGCGTTCGCTGCATACCGAAGCGTTTAACCATCACCCCGGCCAATTAATGATGAACACTGGTGTGCCGTTTTTCGGGCGTCCCAGCATCGGTTCTTGGATCAACTACGGCCTCGGTTCCGAATCAGACAACCTGCCGGGATACGTCGTCTTGACAGCGGGGCGGGGAACCAGCGGAGGCGCTTCAAATTGGAGCAGCGGGTTTCTGCCCTCGACCTATCAGGGCGTATTGTTTCGTAATAAAGGCGAAGCGGTCTTGAATTTGAACAACCCCGACGGCGTCTCGACTACGCTGCAAGAACGCACCATGGCGGCGTTGCGCGACTTAAACCAGGAACACTACGATCACATTGGCGATCCTGAAATCGAAAGCCGCATCGCGTCGTATGAACTGGCGTTTCGTATGCAGGCCGCCGCGCCGGAACTCATCGACCTCAGCGGCGAGTCTCAGGAAACCTTAGACCAATACGGTGTCGGACGCAGCGAAGGCGGGATGGAAAAAAAAGTCGACCGCGGCGGTGGACGCGGCACCTTTAGCGCGTTTGCTTCCAACTGTTTATTATCGCGTCGTCTGGTCGAACGCGGCGTCCGTTATGTGAATATCTATCATGCGTCGTGGGACCATCACAGCAACCTCGATAACGAACTCGAGTTTAATTGTACGATGGCTGACCAACCCATTGCGGCATTGCTCAAAGACCTCAAACAGCGCGGTCTTTTAGACGAAACGCTGGTGGTTTGGGGCGCCGAGTTTGGTCGTACGCCGCTGGGCGAAAACCGCGCCGGACAGCGCGAGCCTAACACCGGGCGCGACCATCATCCCTTCGCCTATTCAATTTGGATGGCGGGCGGCGGCATACAAGGCGGGCAGGTGATCGGCGAGACTGATGAGATTGGTTGGAACATCACCAAAGACCCGATCCATATTAATGACCTTCATGCGACGCTCTTGCACCTCTTCGGTCTCGATCATGAAAAACTGACCTATCGGTATCAAGGGCGCGATTTCCGTTTGACTGATGTGGCGGGCAAAGTCGTAAACCAAATGCTGGCGTAA
- a CDS encoding NUDIX domain-containing protein, producing MTLDPKTHNQALLKFCPRCGADALRAQSEQRYVCGGCGFEYYLNVCGTVVGVIRHADGRLLFTVRGKDPGAGTLDFPGGFIDFYETAEEALHREIREELNLEITTDRFLCSQPNQYVYSGVLYHTVDFFFLCTVNDWGAMKYDAEIRDSRLMRLEEVDLSEIGFESIRRGVEWMRQHRDGLGLKI from the coding sequence ATGACTCTTGATCCCAAAACCCATAACCAGGCTCTATTGAAGTTTTGTCCGCGCTGCGGCGCTGATGCGTTACGCGCGCAATCCGAACAGCGATATGTTTGCGGCGGATGCGGGTTTGAATATTACCTGAACGTGTGCGGAACGGTGGTTGGCGTGATTCGTCATGCGGACGGGCGCTTGCTCTTCACCGTGCGCGGCAAAGACCCCGGCGCAGGGACGCTGGATTTTCCTGGCGGGTTTATTGATTTTTACGAAACGGCGGAAGAAGCGCTGCATCGGGAAATTCGCGAAGAATTGAATCTGGAAATTACCACAGATCGCTTTTTGTGTTCACAACCCAACCAGTATGTGTATAGCGGTGTGTTGTATCACACCGTTGATTTTTTCTTTTTGTGCACGGTGAACGATTGGGGCGCGATGAAATATGACGCTGAAATTCGCGACTCGCGCTTGATGAGATTAGAAGAGGTCGATCTTAGCGAAATCGGTTTTGAGTCGATCCGCCGCGGCGTGGAATGGATGCGCCAACACCGCGACGGATTGGGGCTGAAAATTTAA
- a CDS encoding CotH kinase family protein has product MNYFMKSSFIFGIIFCSLLVPAFADVVINEIHYDPSDLDYEAGSLREFVELYNPGDAAVDLSGYQFTSGALYTFPNGTQLAANGYLVVVRVPSHTTWRNKRYQVLGPFENKLGNGGEWVELTRPDGTIVERLRYNDDPPWPRAADGYGPSLERIAWDLPADDYHSWRASLRNDGTPGAANTAIGTPPYPLIQSFNINPQHPTSSDEVTVQFAVDSPHLIESALLRWEETDVSQQAKDTLVASRSAWRYSKGTSAPSNNQVWTLSDFNDSAWATGTGGFGYGDIEQVETVLNDMRGNYTTVYLRRNFTVSDINEIGALTLSIFYDDGFIAYLNGQEVARASAPDNYTNESTSDGSHEANEAEEFTIGNASTYLTNGENTLAIVGFNLSLGNSSDFVLAPSLFASNQPNQNQAEMTFISQNFTSGVLQASIPPHPNQTLVRYNLELALTDGQTLRLPHTAETRPFESYFVYDNDIESKIPLMWIFPQESTSLPSDAKAISAAVIKPLDSEFPLVFDGVRYTDARNGNKLKFLKGEEFRGDRTLNISLETPREGTTAGGQSPHVEQISYDLFRDSGVLTPRCDWYRFIEDGAHTQRIAVQQPNERFLEINGRDPSSNIYKIAYNEPGGYSKKSNMDESSDDYIELFRNVRVNNRNLVEDLPKYLDIEEVMGYEVVTFLLSHWDGFKNNIFLYHDLAPDGKWEIIPWDTDKTFGYTDSDPMYWKMPIDFSLTLVAPGSQELTNRNLDAPIGRPFHSDPNLHEEFVNRVAQSLNGLFSLERMGGIITQTETLLLDDLALSESYTGSTRNSRRNQITTSYNTMRFFLENRHDFLRTQLPAGFTVKRTLPSSDYSGGSMIENIEITISPLSNEATNVIVSEFIPDGFELVDVHANHGDVAINNNSIIWSISGVTYEVSMTYSLQTPETFPSSTPVLHGIVSSGGVDFAITDDTLNYLPKDSQRLPAPWVTGAGEWLATDGVLTCWSEDGLDPKHAWVDLDLPTQNYTVRADVRMLNWQDVDHARSGVAVRVDPAEGARALNFLFHDDEGSVDFLNDLLAWGTRSEYTWQVGEWYTMTLAVDGIKLDGSIKKTGTNESPFAMTWEDGSINQRPSGFPGVTGSSLAGLSSQYDNFEVIVNGDIIFADDFNYSTSVNDWMMY; this is encoded by the coding sequence ATGAATTATTTCATGAAATCCAGTTTTATCTTCGGTATCATTTTTTGTAGTTTACTCGTTCCGGCCTTCGCTGACGTCGTCATCAACGAGATTCATTATGACCCGTCTGATTTGGATTATGAGGCGGGTTCCCTGCGCGAATTCGTCGAGTTATACAACCCCGGCGACGCAGCGGTGGACCTCAGCGGCTACCAGTTTACCTCCGGCGCTTTATATACGTTCCCGAATGGTACGCAACTCGCGGCGAATGGCTACCTCGTGGTTGTGCGCGTTCCTTCGCATACCACATGGCGCAACAAACGCTATCAGGTTTTGGGACCGTTTGAAAATAAACTTGGCAACGGCGGCGAATGGGTTGAACTCACCCGCCCCGATGGAACCATTGTTGAGCGTCTGCGCTATAACGACGATCCGCCCTGGCCGCGAGCCGCCGATGGGTACGGCCCCAGTTTGGAACGCATCGCCTGGGACCTGCCCGCAGACGATTATCATTCATGGCGGGCTTCGTTACGCAACGACGGTACGCCAGGGGCTGCGAATACTGCGATCGGGACGCCGCCGTATCCATTGATTCAGTCTTTCAACATTAATCCTCAACATCCAACCTCGAGTGATGAAGTCACCGTTCAATTTGCCGTTGATTCACCTCACTTAATTGAAAGCGCTCTCCTCCGCTGGGAAGAGACGGATGTATCCCAGCAGGCGAAAGACACTCTCGTTGCATCACGAAGCGCCTGGCGTTACAGCAAAGGGACCAGCGCTCCTTCCAACAACCAGGTATGGACGCTTTCAGATTTCAACGATAGCGCATGGGCAACCGGGACCGGCGGGTTCGGCTATGGAGATATCGAGCAAGTTGAGACGGTGCTCAATGATATGCGCGGCAATTATACGACTGTTTATCTGCGCCGGAATTTCACAGTCAGCGACATCAATGAAATTGGCGCACTGACTCTGTCGATCTTTTACGACGACGGCTTTATCGCCTATCTCAACGGGCAGGAAGTCGCCCGCGCATCCGCTCCTGACAATTATACAAATGAATCGACCTCTGATGGCAGCCATGAAGCGAACGAGGCTGAGGAATTCACCATTGGAAACGCATCAACCTATCTTACAAACGGTGAAAACACTCTGGCAATCGTCGGCTTTAACCTTTCGTTAGGAAACAGCAGCGACTTTGTGTTGGCGCCGTCGCTATTCGCCTCAAACCAGCCAAACCAAAACCAAGCGGAGATGACGTTTATCAGCCAGAATTTCACCTCCGGCGTTTTACAAGCCTCCATCCCCCCGCACCCAAACCAGACTCTGGTTCGATACAACCTTGAACTGGCGTTGACTGACGGACAGACGTTGCGCCTACCTCATACTGCTGAGACGCGACCGTTTGAATCGTACTTCGTTTATGACAATGATATCGAAAGCAAAATCCCGCTGATGTGGATATTCCCACAGGAATCGACCAGCCTGCCAAGTGATGCAAAAGCCATTTCAGCCGCCGTCATCAAACCACTCGACAGCGAGTTCCCGCTGGTATTTGACGGGGTTCGTTACACGGACGCGCGCAACGGCAATAAATTAAAATTTCTCAAAGGCGAAGAATTTCGCGGCGACCGGACTTTAAACATCAGTTTGGAAACGCCCCGCGAAGGCACAACCGCCGGCGGCCAATCGCCTCACGTCGAGCAAATTTCTTATGACCTCTTTCGCGACTCTGGCGTACTCACGCCGCGCTGCGACTGGTATCGCTTTATTGAAGACGGCGCCCACACCCAACGCATTGCCGTCCAGCAACCCAACGAGCGTTTCTTAGAAATTAACGGACGCGATCCGTCTTCGAATATCTATAAAATCGCCTACAACGAACCTGGCGGATACAGCAAAAAATCCAATATGGATGAAAGTTCCGACGACTACATCGAGCTCTTTCGCAACGTCCGCGTCAACAATCGAAACCTGGTTGAAGATTTGCCAAAGTATCTGGATATCGAAGAAGTGATGGGCTACGAAGTGGTCACGTTTTTGCTCAGTCATTGGGACGGATTTAAAAATAACATCTTTCTCTATCACGACCTCGCGCCAGACGGCAAATGGGAAATCATCCCTTGGGACACCGACAAAACCTTTGGCTATACCGATTCAGACCCGATGTATTGGAAAATGCCGATTGATTTTTCACTGACGCTTGTCGCGCCCGGTTCACAAGAACTGACCAACCGAAACCTGGATGCGCCGATTGGACGCCCGTTTCATTCCGACCCCAATTTGCACGAAGAATTTGTCAACCGGGTCGCTCAATCATTGAATGGTTTATTCTCATTAGAACGGATGGGCGGCATCATCACCCAGACAGAAACCCTGCTTTTGGATGACCTCGCCTTGAGTGAATCCTATACAGGCTCAACGCGAAATTCGCGACGCAACCAGATCACGACTTCATACAACACCATGCGCTTCTTCCTTGAAAACCGCCATGATTTCTTGCGAACTCAACTGCCAGCGGGCTTCACGGTTAAACGTACATTGCCGTCGAGCGATTACAGCGGCGGTTCAATGATCGAAAATATTGAGATCACAATTTCGCCGCTGAGTAATGAAGCAACAAATGTAATTGTGTCTGAATTTATTCCAGATGGGTTTGAACTTGTGGACGTCCATGCAAATCATGGTGACGTTGCAATTAACAACAATTCGATTATTTGGTCTATTTCAGGCGTCACGTATGAAGTCAGTATGACATATTCACTCCAAACGCCTGAAACATTTCCTTCATCGACTCCCGTATTGCACGGCATTGTTTCAAGCGGCGGAGTGGACTTTGCAATCACTGACGACACCTTAAATTATCTACCAAAAGATTCGCAGCGTCTGCCCGCCCCTTGGGTGACGGGCGCTGGCGAGTGGCTCGCGACGGACGGCGTATTGACCTGTTGGTCTGAAGACGGCCTTGATCCAAAACACGCCTGGGTTGATCTTGATCTCCCAACCCAAAACTACACCGTCCGCGCCGACGTACGCATGTTGAATTGGCAAGACGTAGACCACGCCCGCAGCGGCGTCGCGGTGCGCGTCGATCCGGCGGAAGGCGCCAGAGCGCTGAACTTTTTGTTTCATGATGATGAAGGCAGCGTTGATTTTTTGAACGATCTTCTCGCCTGGGGAACCCGCTCTGAATATACATGGCAGGTCGGCGAATGGTACACGATGACATTGGCAGTCGATGGCATCAAACTCGACGGCAGCATCAAAAAAACAGGGACGAATGAATCGCCATTTGCAATGACATGGGAAGACGGAAGCATCAACCAGCGCCCGTCAGGCTTCCCGGGCGTCACGGGCAGTTCGCTGGCGGGCCTATCTTCTCAATACGATAATTTTGAAGTCATCGTGAATGGAGACATCATTTTCGCGGACGACTTTAATTACAGCACCAGCGTAAACGACTGGATGATGTATTAA
- a CDS encoding rhomboid family intramembrane serine protease: MLVCPNCNKELKKGRHPHGVIWGCKHCGGRAASLSLLRKSIDKKTINQIWLRASNGVGVEGKRCPSCTKRMAQFTPNIPGVHWKLDCCEPCQMFWFDAGEFEDMPGIPPPPPAPDPNEGVPEKAREAMARIQLKHIKDDADNRQTSPEEGWKFIPAILMLPVEFDTNPLHHWPWLTWLIFASIILVFAQTVSNLGPIVDSYGFLPLDAFRLAGLTVITSFFLHGSLLHLLGNAYFLLIFGDNVEDYVGKWLFGCLILCSILLGTCVHALFDPNPDIPSIGASAGISGILAFYAMQFPRIRVGILVYFHWARIPVMKMLIVWFVLQYIGALYQIAGASKVSALAHLGGAVAGLAFWYFLNYFHQKQSDIYQEFS; this comes from the coding sequence ATGCTCGTCTGTCCCAATTGTAATAAGGAGTTGAAGAAGGGGCGGCATCCGCACGGCGTGATTTGGGGCTGTAAGCATTGCGGCGGTCGGGCGGCGTCGCTTTCGCTCTTACGAAAATCCATCGATAAAAAAACCATCAACCAAATCTGGCTGCGCGCGTCAAACGGCGTGGGGGTCGAAGGGAAACGCTGCCCCAGCTGCACAAAACGCATGGCGCAGTTTACGCCCAACATCCCCGGCGTCCATTGGAAACTGGATTGCTGCGAGCCATGCCAGATGTTCTGGTTTGATGCGGGTGAATTTGAAGACATGCCCGGCATTCCCCCTCCACCGCCTGCGCCCGACCCCAATGAGGGCGTTCCAGAAAAAGCGCGTGAAGCGATGGCGCGCATTCAATTGAAACATATCAAAGACGATGCAGACAATCGTCAAACCTCGCCAGAAGAGGGCTGGAAGTTTATCCCCGCTATTTTGATGTTGCCCGTCGAGTTTGATACCAACCCGCTTCATCATTGGCCTTGGCTGACCTGGTTGATTTTTGCTTCGATTATTTTGGTATTTGCGCAGACGGTTTCAAATTTAGGCCCCATTGTTGATTCGTATGGGTTTCTTCCATTGGATGCGTTTCGGCTTGCGGGATTGACGGTGATTACGTCCTTCTTTTTGCATGGCAGCCTGTTGCATTTACTTGGGAACGCCTACTTTTTGCTGATATTCGGCGATAATGTTGAAGATTATGTGGGCAAATGGTTGTTTGGATGTTTGATTTTATGTTCAATTTTATTAGGCACTTGCGTCCATGCGCTGTTTGATCCGAACCCCGATATTCCCAGTATCGGCGCCAGCGCGGGCATTTCAGGCATTTTGGCTTTTTATGCGATGCAGTTTCCCCGAATTCGCGTAGGAATTTTGGTCTATTTTCATTGGGCGCGCATTCCTGTGATGAAAATGTTGATCGTGTGGTTTGTTCTTCAATACATCGGCGCCCTGTATCAAATCGCAGGTGCGTCTAAAGTATCTGCCCTGGCCCATTTGGGCGGGGCTGTTGCCGGTTTGGCTTTTTGGTATTTCTTAAATTACTTTCACCAGAAACAATCGGACATATACCAAGAATTTTCGTGA